In Corynebacterium aquatimens, one genomic interval encodes:
- a CDS encoding NCS2 family permease: MVETAADTTNTGGAGAEPRSALDRFFHISERGSSVGTEIRAGVVTFFAMAYIVLLNPLIIGTGEDSTGHALGIPQVAAVTALVAGVMTILFGLIANYPFGIATGLGLNTLVAVTLVSTEGLTWEEAMGLVVIDGIIIVILAVSGFRSAVFAAIPPSMKAAIGVGIGLFIAMIGFVDSGFVRRIPDAAMTTVPVQLGNGGSIAAWPTFVFILGLVICGFMVVRNIPGGLFIGIVLNTIIALIVEAITHSGSSADSPTGWSLAVPSMPNALGGIPDLSLVGAVDIVGAFSRIGVISASLLVFTLVLANFFDAMGTMTALGKQAQLSNEDGVLPDMKKALVVEGVGAIVGGAGSASSATVYVDSSAGIADGARTGLANIVTGLLFLAAMFFTPLYEVVPIEAAAPVLVVVGALMMMQITEIQWGEFYIALPAFLTIVTMPFTYSIANGIGVGFIAFSLMALFAGKAKDVHWLMWLISGLFVVFFTIDPIMAAIG; the protein is encoded by the coding sequence GTGGTCGAGACCGCAGCCGATACGACGAATACCGGCGGCGCTGGCGCCGAACCGCGCTCGGCTCTTGACCGCTTCTTCCACATTTCTGAGCGCGGCTCCTCAGTGGGCACGGAGATCCGTGCGGGCGTGGTCACGTTCTTCGCCATGGCCTACATTGTGCTGCTGAACCCGCTGATCATTGGTACGGGTGAGGACTCCACGGGTCACGCGCTGGGCATTCCGCAGGTAGCTGCCGTGACGGCCTTGGTTGCCGGCGTGATGACGATCCTCTTCGGTCTGATTGCCAACTACCCGTTTGGTATCGCCACCGGTTTGGGCTTGAACACACTGGTGGCAGTGACCTTGGTCAGTACAGAAGGTCTGACCTGGGAAGAGGCCATGGGCTTGGTGGTGATTGACGGTATCATCATCGTAATTTTGGCCGTGTCAGGATTCCGCAGCGCCGTCTTCGCGGCGATCCCGCCGTCGATGAAGGCCGCGATCGGCGTGGGGATCGGCCTGTTCATTGCCATGATTGGTTTCGTGGATTCCGGTTTTGTGCGCCGCATCCCGGATGCGGCCATGACCACGGTGCCGGTCCAGCTTGGCAACGGCGGTTCCATCGCCGCGTGGCCGACTTTTGTGTTCATCCTGGGCCTGGTCATCTGCGGTTTCATGGTGGTGCGCAACATCCCGGGTGGCCTGTTCATCGGTATCGTGCTGAACACGATCATCGCTCTAATCGTTGAGGCGATCACGCACTCTGGTTCCTCCGCTGACAGCCCCACCGGCTGGAGCCTCGCGGTGCCGAGCATGCCGAATGCACTAGGCGGCATCCCGGATCTTTCCTTGGTTGGCGCAGTGGACATTGTGGGAGCATTCAGCCGCATCGGCGTTATTTCCGCGTCCCTGTTGGTGTTCACCCTGGTGCTGGCGAACTTCTTCGACGCGATGGGAACCATGACAGCGCTGGGTAAGCAGGCCCAGCTTTCCAACGAAGACGGCGTCCTCCCGGACATGAAGAAGGCCCTCGTCGTGGAGGGCGTGGGTGCCATCGTCGGTGGCGCCGGTTCTGCTTCCTCAGCCACCGTGTACGTCGATTCCTCGGCGGGAATTGCTGATGGCGCGCGCACGGGCTTGGCCAACATCGTCACCGGCCTTTTGTTCCTCGCCGCGATGTTCTTCACCCCGCTGTATGAGGTCGTGCCGATCGAAGCCGCCGCACCCGTTTTGGTTGTGGTTGGTGCGCTGATGATGATGCAGATCACGGAGATTCAGTGGGGCGAGTTCTACATCGCCTTGCCGGCTTTCCTCACCATCGTGACCATGCCGTTTACTTACTCCATCGCCAACGGCATCGGCGTCGGCTTCATTGCGTTTTCTCTGATGGCGCTTTTCGCTGGCAAGGCGAAGGATGTGCACTGGCTCATGTGGCTCATCTCGGGCCTGTTCGTGGTGTTCTTCACCATCGACCCGATCATGGCTGCGATCGGCTAG
- a CDS encoding glutaminyl-peptide cyclotransferase: protein MRQLTSPQLSAAATTPRAAVSICAAIFAAVALLTSCSSDTSSQAPHADNSPTASAKPSQSEVERLKVKIVDKHAFDPTSFTQGLEVAPDGTLYVGTGQEGESRIYRTTIDGRELATAALDPEFFGEGITRIDDTLWQLTWQNNVAIKRDATTLEEIARADFEGEGWGLCSLGNDVIFSDGTSQLRRMDPETLEERSRFDVTLNGEPVNDLNELECVGGDIYANIFTTTNIVRIDAATGTVTAVIDASDVPNRATPDPNNVLNGIAHIPGTDEFFITGKRWPDLYRVTFVPS, encoded by the coding sequence ATGCGCCAACTCACGTCGCCCCAGCTCTCCGCAGCCGCAACAACGCCTCGCGCCGCAGTATCGATCTGCGCCGCCATCTTCGCCGCGGTCGCGTTACTCACCTCGTGTTCCAGCGACACCAGCTCACAGGCCCCGCACGCTGATAACTCCCCTACCGCATCAGCCAAACCCTCTCAGTCGGAAGTCGAAAGGCTGAAGGTGAAGATCGTCGATAAGCATGCGTTCGATCCGACGAGCTTTACCCAAGGCCTCGAGGTCGCGCCCGACGGGACGCTGTACGTGGGCACTGGCCAGGAGGGCGAATCCCGCATCTACCGCACCACGATCGACGGCCGCGAGCTAGCCACCGCCGCGCTCGATCCGGAATTTTTCGGGGAGGGCATCACGCGTATCGACGACACCCTTTGGCAACTGACCTGGCAAAACAACGTGGCAATCAAACGCGACGCAACCACCCTTGAAGAAATCGCTCGCGCCGATTTTGAGGGCGAAGGCTGGGGTCTGTGCTCCCTCGGCAACGACGTGATCTTTTCCGACGGGACCTCGCAACTGCGCCGCATGGATCCTGAAACCCTCGAAGAGCGCAGTCGCTTCGACGTCACCTTGAACGGCGAGCCTGTCAACGACCTCAACGAACTTGAATGCGTCGGCGGCGATATCTACGCAAACATCTTCACCACCACGAACATCGTCCGCATCGACGCTGCCACCGGCACAGTGACCGCCGTTATCGACGCCTCCGACGTCCCCAACCGGGCAACACCGGACCCCAACAACGTCCTCAACGGCATCGCCCACATTCCCGGCACCGACGAATTCTTCATCACCGGCAAGCGCTGGCCCGATCTATACCGGGTCACGTTCGTCCCATCTTAA
- a CDS encoding DUF2771 domain-containing protein — translation MARSSSSTSSTSSTASSAQTASTSKRGSSRAAKQAASRRALIQLGIIAVVVVALVGTLYFFLDSRRNAPETPPREIAITASFNGTDVTTTPFQVCALDAKDCPEGDVAFVDTSGAPTDAIIRIKVPEEIASRPWSLLGIYDDPAANTERAFLPAEAQEVDVPVTLDRAEDKGGPTSIAVVEISTHLVDIDSNGEETPAKVTWSFTTIDSAE, via the coding sequence ATGGCACGCTCTTCCAGCTCGACCAGCTCGACCAGCTCCACCGCTAGCTCCGCGCAGACCGCCTCGACCTCCAAGCGGGGTTCCTCGCGGGCGGCGAAGCAAGCGGCGTCGCGCCGCGCCCTGATCCAACTCGGCATCATTGCGGTTGTTGTGGTGGCGCTGGTGGGGACGCTGTATTTCTTCCTGGATTCGCGCCGCAACGCGCCGGAAACCCCGCCTCGTGAGATTGCGATCACCGCGTCATTCAACGGCACCGACGTCACCACGACACCGTTCCAGGTCTGCGCGCTCGACGCCAAAGACTGCCCCGAGGGCGATGTCGCTTTCGTAGACACGTCCGGCGCGCCCACGGATGCGATCATCCGCATCAAGGTGCCCGAGGAAATCGCCAGCCGCCCCTGGTCACTGCTGGGCATTTACGACGACCCCGCGGCAAACACCGAGAGAGCTTTCCTCCCCGCCGAGGCACAAGAAGTCGACGTCCCGGTCACGCTCGACAGGGCCGAAGACAAAGGCGGCCCCACCAGCATCGCGGTGGTAGAAATCTCCACCCACCTCGTTGACATCGACTCCAACGGCGAGGAAACCCCCGCCAAAGTCACGTGGTCATTCACCACTATCGATAGCGCCGAATAA